A region from the Pelobates fuscus isolate aPelFus1 chromosome 3, aPelFus1.pri, whole genome shotgun sequence genome encodes:
- the LOC134601525 gene encoding protein mono-ADP-ribosyltransferase TIPARP-like, with protein MYLRAQLPSRRTVLSVTRKRKYSSYLTVQKPTEEENYLKKLEFMEVHKTKDGTMTDVPLTFWGVQENLMYHIHQGDGIEICSDFLAGNCDKGAKCLQHHTILPYAWQLQERSTGAWHTVGGWGQEILERLFCDPNIKRVCSKPEGQPPMNICFNTMDVKSKGPYYCIRRLSTSLCPTMPFNTRVKYYYGNHCRWTEYSQEISKCIEEGLSKGHKQVLCSSPVFRYLLDLQEFSETNIDTGTKRTIRIRPVFRSPCMMSELWMMPSVCPVSSSCSLDHVESCRNPRIWFVNDPFYEKVSLSFKDMEFVRVYNYFHKTMSESQYMILDICRIQNYFQMEKYARKKDYMSRILSETEKNNLERYLFYSAHYALVENICRQNFDPRVMGKHPLRYGEGCYFFKSSRYAHNFIHASPCGHYFMFLAKVLVGCPTVGYPSLRRPPPLNPEDTASLLYDSCVSRLKDPGIFVLFDDDQFYPYFLIRYCKIRKANIWTETLYKQASS; from the exons ATGTATCTGAGAGCTCAGCTTCCTTCCAGAAGAACAGTTCTGTCTGTCACCAGGAAGCGCAAATATTCCAGCTACCTCACCGTCCAAAAGCCAACAGAGGAAGAGAATTACCTGAAGAAACTGGAATTTATGGAAGTTCACAAGACAAAGGATGGGACCATGACTGATGTGCCGTtgacattttggggcgtgcaggAGAATCTCATGTATCACATCCATCAAGGGGATGGCATAGAGATCTGCTCAGATTTTCTAGCTGGGAATTGTGATAAAGGTGCAAAGTGCCTTCAGCATCATACCATACTGCCTTACGCCTGGCAGCTGCAGGAAAGGAGCACGGGCGCGTGGCACACTGTTGGAGGATGGGGTCAAGAAATCCTAGAGAGGCTGTTTTGTGACCCCAATATAAAAAGGGTTTGCTCAAAGCCTGA GGGCCAGCCACCTATGAATATATGTTTTAACACCATGGATGTGAAATCAAAGGGGCCGTATTATTGCATTCGACGTCTCTCCACCTCTTTGTGTCCTACCATGCCTTTTAACACCCGTGTCAAGTATTACTATGGAAATCATTGCCGCTGGACGGAATATAGTCAG GAGATTTCCAAATGTATAGAGGAAGGTTTGTCTAAGGGACACAAACAAGTCCTGTGCAGTAGCCCAGTGTTCAGGTACCTTCTGGATCTCCAAGAGTTCTCTGAGACAAATATTGATACTGGAACTAAAAGAACCATACGAATCCGGCCTGTGTTCAGATCCCCATGCATGATGTCTGAGCTTTG GATGATGCCCAGTGTGTGCCCGGTTAGTAGCTCATGCTCTTTGGATCATGTAGAATCATGCAGGAATCCTCGGATTTGGTTTGTTAATGATCCTTTCTATGAGAAGGTTTCCCTGTCATTTAAGGACATGGAATTTGTACGTGTCTACAACTATTTCCACAAGACCATGTCAGAGTCTCAGTACATGATCCTAGACATCTGTAGAATCCAGAATTATTTTCAGATGGAGAAATATGCAAG gaaGAAGGATTATATGTCTCGAATCCTGTCCGAAACAGAAAAGAACAATTTGGAGCGCTATCTTTTCTACAGTGCGCACTACGCTTTGGTGGAGAATATTTGTAGACAGAACTTTGATCCGCGTGTGATGGGTAAACACCCACTTCGGTATGGGGAAGGATGCTACTTCTTTAAGAGCTCTAGATATGCCCATAACTTTATCCATGCTTCACCCTGTGGTCATTATTTTATGTTTCTAGCCAAGGTCTTGGTAGGATGTCCAACTGTGGGTTATCCCTCTCTGCGTCGTCCCCCACCACTAAATCCTGAAGACACAGCCAGCCTTCTCTATGATTCCTGTGTCTCGAGGTTAAAAGATCCTGGCATCTTTGTACTTTTTGATGATGACCAGTTTTACCCATACTTCCTCATAAGGTACTGTAAGATAAGAAAGGCAAACATTTGGACGGAGACCTTGTATAAACAAGCTAGTTCATAG